A part of Miscanthus floridulus cultivar M001 chromosome 6, ASM1932011v1, whole genome shotgun sequence genomic DNA contains:
- the LOC136457046 gene encoding LOW QUALITY PROTEIN: sucrose-phosphate synthase-like (The sequence of the model RefSeq protein was modified relative to this genomic sequence to represent the inferred CDS: deleted 1 base in 1 codon) encodes MAGNEWINGYLEAILDSRTSAGGGGGGGGGGGDPRSPVAGASPTKAASPRGPHMNFNPSHYFVEEVVKGVDESDLHRTWIKVVATRNARERSTRLENMCWRIWHLARKKKQLELEGIQRISARRKEQEQVRREATEDLAEDLSEGEKGDTLGELAPVETAKKKFQRNVSDLTVWSDDNKEKKLYIVLISVHGLVRGENMELGRDSDTGGQVKYVVELARAMSMMPGVYRVDLFTRQVSSPDVDWSYGEPTEMLCSGSNDGEGMGESAGAYIVRIPCGPRDKYLKKEALWPYLQEFVDGALAHILNMSKALGEQVGNGRPVLPYVIHGHYADAGDVAVLLSGALNVPMVLTGHSLGRNKLEQLLKQGRMSKEEIDSTYKIMRRIEGEELALDASELVITSTRQEIDEQWGLYDGFDVKLEKVLRARARRGVSCHGRFMPRMVVIPPGMDFSNVVVPEDIDGDGDSKDDIVGLEGASPKSMPPIWAEVMRFLTNPHKPMILALSRPDPKKNITTLVKAFGECRPLRELANLTLIMGNRDDIDDMSAGNASVLTTVLKLIDKYDLYGSVAFPKHHNQADVPEIYRLAAKMKGVFINPALVEPFGLTLIEAAAHGLPIVATKNGGPVDITTALNNGLLVDPHDQNAIADALLKLVADKNLWQECRRNGLRNIHLYSWPEHCRTYLTRVAGCRLRNPRWLKDTPEDAGADEEEFLEDSMDAQDLSLRLSIDGEKSSLNTNDPLSSDPQDQVQKIMNKIKQSSALPPSMSSVGDGAKNAAEATGSTMNKYPLLRRRRRLFVIAVDCYQDDGRASKKMLQVIQEVFRAVRSDSQMSKISGFALSTAMPLSETLQLLQLGKIQATDFDALICGSGSEVYYPGTANCIDAEGKLRPDQDYLMHISHRWSHDGARQTIAKLMASQDGSDDAVEMDVASSNAHCFAFLVKDPKKVKTVDEMRERLRMRGLRCHIMYCRNATRLQVVPLLASRSQTLRYLFVRWGLSVGNMYLITGEHGDTDLEEMLSGLHKTVIVRGVTEKGSEALLRSPGSYKRDDVVPSETPLAAYTSGELKADEIMRALKQVSKTSSGM; translated from the exons ATGGCGGGGAACGAGTGGATCAATGGCTATCTGGAGGCGATCCTCGACAGCCGTACCTCGGctgggggagggggaggaggaggaggcggcggcggggacCCTAGGTCGCCGGTGGCGGGGGCGTCGCCGACGAAGGCGGCGAGCCCCCGCGGCCCGCACATGAACTTCAACCCCTCGCACTACTTCGTCGAGGAGGTGGTCAAGGGCGTCGACGAGAGCGACCTCCACCGGACGTGGATCAAGGTCGTCGCCACACGCAACGCCCGCGAGCGCAGCACCAGGCTCGAGAACATGTGCTGGCGGATCTGGCACCTCGCGCGCAAGAAGAAGCAG CTGGAACTGGAGGGCATCCAGAGAATCTCGGCACGCAGGAAGGAACAGGAGCAGGTGCGCCGTGAGGCGACGGAGGACCTGGCCGAGGATTTGTCGGAAGGCGAGAAAGGGGACACCCTCGGCGAGCTTGCGCCAGTTGAGACAGCCAAGAAGAAGTTCCAGAGGAACGTCTCTGACCTGACCGTCTGGTCTGACGACAATAAGGAGAAGAAGCTTTACATTGTGCTCATCAG TGTGCATGGTCTTGTTCGTGGCGAAAACATGGAACTAGGTCGTGATTCTGACACCGGTGGCCAG GTGAAATATGTTGTCGAACTTGCAAGAGCGATGTCAATGATGCCTGGAGTGTACAGGGTGGACCTCTTCACTCGTCAAGTGTCATCTCCCGACGTGGACTGGAGCTATGGTGAGCCAACGGAGATGTTATGCTCCGGTTCCAACGATGGAGAGGGGATGGGCGAGAGTGCTGGAGCCTACATTGTGCGCATACCGTGTGGGCCACGGGATAAATACCTCAAGAAGGAAGCGCTGTGGCCTTACCTCCAAGAGTTTGTCGATGGAGCTCTTGCGCATATCCTGAACATGTCCAAGGCTCTCGGAGAGCAGGTTGGAAATGGCAGGCCAGTACTGCCTTACGTGATACATGGACACTATGCCGATGCTGGAGATGTTGCTGTTCTCCTTTCCGGTGCGCTGAATGTGCCCATGGTGCTCACTGGTCACTCACTTGGGAGGAACAAGTTGGAGCAACTGCTGAAGCAAGGGCGCATGTCCAAGGAGGAGATAGATTCAACCTACAAGATCATGAGGCGTATCGAGGGTGAGGAGCTGGCCCTGGATGCGTCAGAGCTTGTCATCACGAGCACAAGGCAGGAGATTGATGAACAGTGGGGATTGTACGATGGATTTGACGTCAAGCTTGAGAAAGTGTTGAGGGCTCGGGCTAGGCGTGGGGTTAGCTGCCATGGTCGTTTCATGCCTAGGATGGTG GTGATTCCTCCAGGAATGGACTTCAGCAATGTTGTGGTTCCTGAAGACATTGATGGGGATGGTGACAGCAAAGATGATATAGTTGGTTTGGAGGGTGCCTCACCCAAGTCAATGCCCCCAATTTGGGCTGAG GTGATGCGGTTCCTAACCAATCCTCACAAGCCGATGATCCTT GCGTTGTCAAGGCCAGATCCGAAGAAGAACATCACTACCCTTGTCAAAGCGTTTGGAGAGTGCCGCCCACTCAGGGAACTTGCAAACCTT ACTCTGATCATGGGGAACAGAGATGACATCGACGATATGTCTGCTGGGAATGCCAGTGTCCTCACCACAGTTCTGAAGTTGATTGACAAGTATGATCTGTATGGAAGTGTGGCGTTCCCTAAGCATCACAATCAGGCTGATGTCCCGGAGATCTACCGCCTCGCGGCCAAAATGAAG GGCGTCTTCATCAACCCTGCTCTCGTTGAGCCGTTCGGTCTCACCCTGATCGAG GCTGCGGCACACGGACTTCCAATAGTCGCTACCAAGAATGGTGGTCCAGTCGACATTACAACT GCACTGAACAATGGACTGCTCGTTGACCCACACGACCAGAACGCCATCGCTGATGCACTGCTGAAGCTTGTAGCAGACAAGAACCTGTGGCAGGAATGCCGGAGAAACGGGCTGCGCAACATCCACCTCTACTCATGGCCGGAGCACTGCCGCACTTACCTCACCAGGGTGGCTGGGTGCCGGTTAAGGAACCCGAGGTGGCTGAAGGACACACCGGAAGATGCCGGAGCTGATGAGGAGGAATTCCTGGAGGATTCCATGGACGCTCAGGACCTATCACTCCGTCTGTCCATCGATGGTGAGAAGAGCTCGCTGAACACTAACGACCCACTGTCGTCGGACCCGCAGGATCAGGTGCAGAAGATCATGAACAAGATCAAGCAGTCGTCAGCGCTTCCGCCGTCCATGTCCTCGGTCGGAGACGGTGCCAAGAATGCAGCCGAGGCcacaggcagcaccatgaacaaGTACCCACTcctgcgccggcgccggcgcctgtTCGTCATAGCTGTGGACTGCTACCAAGACGATGGCCGTGCTAGCAAGAAGATGCTGCAGGTGATCCAGGAAGTTTTCAGAGCAGTCCGGTCGGACTCCCAGATGTCCAAGATCTCAGGGTTCGCGCTGTCGACTGCCATGCCGTTGTCCGagacactccagcttctgcagcTCGGCAAGATCCAAGCGACCGACTTCGATGCCCTCATCTGTGGCAGTGGCAGCGAGGTGTACTATCCTGGCACGGCGAACTGCATCGACGCTGAAGGAAAGCTGCGCCCAGACCAGGACTATCTGATGCACATCAGCCACCGCTGGTCCCATGACGGCGCGAGACAGACCATAGCGAAGCTCATGGCCAGTCAGGACGGTTCAGACGACGCTGTCGAGATGGACGTGGCGTCCAGTAATGCACACTGCTTCGCGTTCCTCGTCAAAGATCCTAAAAAG GTGAAAACGGTCGATGAGATGAGGGAGAGGCTGAGGATGCGTGGTCTCCGGTGCCACATTATGTACTGCAGGAACGCGACAAGACTTCAGGTTGTCCCTCTGCTAGCATCAAGGTCACAGACACTCAG GTACCTTTTCGTGCGCTGGGGCCTATCTGTGGGGAACATGTATCTGATCACTGGGGAACATGGCGACACCGATCTAGAGGAGATGCTATCTGGGTTACACAAGACTGTGATCGTCCGGGGTGTCACCGAGAAGGGTTCGGAAGCGCTGCTGAGGAGCCCAGGAAGCTACAAGAGGGACGACGTCGTCCCGTCTGAGACCCCCTTGGCTGCGTACACGAGTGGTGAGCTGAAGGCCGATGAGATCATGCGGGCTCTGAAGCAGGTCTCCAAGACTTCCAGCGGCATGTGA
- the LOC136459740 gene encoding uncharacterized protein: MASKSGELRMTLLGVALLGLLLLSQHAAPVDATESAAPGLKTTSFSFNSNNRNYNSGGRTLSSFSMNAGDSEKKTRGKGV; this comes from the coding sequence ATGGCGTCCAAGTCCGGCGAGCTGCGCATGACGCTGCTGGGcgtggccctgctggggctgctgctgctgagccAGCACGCGGCGCCCGTCGACGCCACCGAGAGCGCCGCCCCCGGCCTGAAAACGACTAGCTTCAGCTTCAACAGCAACAACAGAAACTACAACTCCGGCGGCCGCACTCTCAGCAGCTTCAGCATGAACGCCGGCGACAGCGAGAAGAAGACCCGCGGCAAGGGCGTCTGA